A region of Clarias gariepinus isolate MV-2021 ecotype Netherlands chromosome 25, CGAR_prim_01v2, whole genome shotgun sequence DNA encodes the following proteins:
- the LOC128512757 gene encoding high affinity immunoglobulin gamma Fc receptor I-like: MHFFYTFIVFSTLLASVKLDDIDPTPPPVKAKATVSFGEPRLFSGENVQMTCSVPDDPLSDWTYEWFHNDLKLFSSSGVYNLEKAQIRQSGNYTCRAEKAIEAWPYSVTSTPSDPLEIDVDGGWVLLRTPFEPLIVEETMTLTCRVRDNPRLLDVIFYKNGVEVFQGPDKHLLYPNLTLKDNDVYSCRATWFKNQEYQSGQSVPSSVIVLDKLETPRIEFSTGRGLARSGDSVELRCITKLNTREQDVSLEYYFFKDGSRMAPATATNTHTILGVSQEDAGFYSCKVRVRALNVERWSSQKVQLRVLRPVQL, encoded by the exons ATGCACTTCTTTTACACATTCATTG ttttttcaaCTTTGCTTGCGAGTGTCAAGCTGGATG ACATAGATCCCACACCACCCCCAGTGAAAGCCAAGGCTACAGTGAGTTTTGGTGAGCCGCGGCTCTTTTCAGGGGAAAACGTGCAGATGACTTGCAGTGTCCCGGATGACCCTTTATCCGACTGGACGTATGAGTGGTTCCATAATGATTTAAAACTCTTTAGCTCGTCAGGGGTGTACAATTTAGAGAAGGCACAAATCCGGCAAAGTGGAAACTATACCTGTCGAGCAGAGAAGGCCATAGAAGCTTGGCCGTATTCAGTAACATCAACTCCAAGCGACCCTCTAGAAATAGATGTTGATG GTGGTTGGGTTCTTCTACGAACGCCATTTGAGCCATTAATTGTTGAGGAAACGATGACTCTGACCTGTCGAGTCCGTGATAACCCCCGTCTGTTAGATGTGATCTTCTACAAGAACGGGGTGGAGGTCTTTCAAGGGCCAGACAAACATCTTCTCTATCCCAACCTCACCCTTAAGGATAATGATGTGTACTCCTGCAGGGCTACATGGTTTAAGAACCAGGAATATCAGTCTGGCCAGTCTGTGCCTTCTTCTGTGATTGTATTGG ATAAGTTGGAGACTCCAAGGATCGAGTTTTCCACAGGTCGAGGCTTGGCGAGGAGTGGGGACTCTGTGGAATTGAGATGCATCACCAAACTAAATACTCGAGAACAGGATGTAAGTCTAGAGTACTACTTCTTTAAAGATGGCAGTAGGATGGCACCTGCTActgccacaaacacacacaccatcttaGGTGTGAGCCAAGAGGATGCCGGTTTCTACTCCTGCAAAGTCCGTGTAAGGGCTCTGAACGTGGAGAGGTGGAGTAGCCAGAAGGTGCAGCTAAGGGTTCTGCGTCCTGTGCAACTTTAG
- the rabgef1l gene encoding RAB guanine nucleotide exchange factor (GEF) 1, like produces the protein MDSGSERRGIYVDQAALLCTKGCGFYGNSAWGGLCSKCWREDHHKSQAKQIEDDHALAARLQREEEEAAYASRNQGADSGTSPAQLSKPEEKRNSQKSRTVPSGKKFFTTLAKTTLGRDVNTPSQPPPTTSISQQLQATEPDQATRQFIDFLKTMQKPGRDIFKQCHSFCHSVAYKKDLGADDLSEAVQDFYQSMSDRLHNIYKGNPERVEAIMDEVEKYITLQLYEQVFCPESAEDEAKDLAIQKRIRALHWVTVQMLCAPLKEEIPAVADSLDRAITDIIEMDSKRVPKDKLGYVTRCSKHIFSAIKRSKREAASADDFLPVLIFVVLKANPPRLQSNIQYITRFCNPRRLMSGEDGYYFTNLCCAIAFIEKLDARSLNLTTEEFELYMSDQASPERPQARGISLPPPSSSRSGPRADRPENDLINWNDEVGVEAPVQNVLEGLHLDSGAASTSAIDSDNLDSEGLPPPLQPQVFAG, from the exons ATGGATTCAGGAAGCGAACGTCGAGGAATCTACGTGGATCAGGCGGCCTTGCTTTGCACGAAAGGCTGTGGATTTTATGGCAATTCAGCCTGGGGAGGTCTTTGTTCTAAATGTTGGCGTGAGGATCACCATAAGTCACAAGCCAAGCAGATTGAGGATGACCATGCACTTGCAGCAAG ACTGCAacgagaagaagaagaggcagCCTATGCAAGTAGGAACCAGGGGGCAGACTCAGGAACCTCGCCCGCCCAGCTGAGCAAACCGGAAGAGAAGAGAAACAGTCAAAAATCTCGCACTGTCCCCTCAGGAAAGAAATTTTTCACCACGCTTGCAAAGACGACGCTAGGCAGAG ATGTCAACACTCCCAGCCAGCCGCCTCCCACCACGTCCATCAGTCAGCAGTTACAGGCTACAGAACCTGACCAGGCCACAAGACAGTTCATCGATTTCCTGAAGACCATGCAAAAGCCTGGACGggacatttttaaacaatgccATTCGTTCTGTCACAGTGTAGCTTACAAAAAG GATCTTGGCGCAGACGATCTCTCGGAGGCTGTGCAGGACTTTTACCAGAGCATGTCTGACCGGCTGCACAATATCTACAAAG GGAATCCAGAGCGGGTAGAAGCAATAATGGATGAAGTGGAGAAGTACATAACGCTGCAGTTGTATGAACAGGTTTTCTGTCCTGAATCTGCAGAGGACGAGGCCAAAGACTTGGCCATCCAGAAGAGAATCAG GGCTTTGCACTGGGTTACGGTTCAGATGCTGTGTGCGCCACTAAAAGAGGAGATCCCTGCAGTGGCAGACAGTCTGGACAGGGCGATCACTG ATATAATCGAGATGGATTCCAAGCGAGTGCCCAAGGATAAACTGGGTTACGTCACCAGGTGCAGCAAGCACATCTTCAGCGCCATTAAGCGCAGCAAGAGAGAGGCCGCGTCGGCTGACGACTTCCTCCCCGTGCTCATCTTCGTGGTGCTAAAGGCCAACCCGCCTCGGCTGCAGTCCAACATCCAGTACATCACCCGCTTCTGCAACCCCAGGCGCCTGATGAGCGGCGAAGACGGGTATTACTTCACCAACCTG TGTTGTGCAATAGCGTTCATAGAGAAGCTGGATGCCCGGTCTCTAAACCTGACTACAGAGGAGTTTGAACTCTATATGTCTGACCAGGCGTCCCCTGAGAGGCCACAGGCCCGTGGAATCTCTCTTCCCCCACCCTCTTCATCACGAAGCGGCCCGAGAGCCGACAGGCCGGAGAACGATCTCATCAATTGGAACGATGAGGTCGGAGTGGAGGCTCCTGTTCAGAATGTCCTGGAAGGGCTTCACCTGGACTCCGGCGCTGCGTCCACCTCTGCGATCGACTCGGACAATCTAGACAGCGAGGGCTTACCCCCTCCTCTACAGCCTCAGGTGTTTGCTGGGTAG